taataccaccttgaaaaaatattagaggtagtattatcattatcattattctaattgattaaaaaatgAGCTAACTACTGGTATcaagtattttaaaacatattatttgtattatacGAGCACTAACCTAATTTATATTCTATAATTatctattaaaattaaaaccaatGTCGGCTGATTGGCTCCGTTTGTCTCCTTTTGATGTTAAAACGGTTAGAAAGGAAAAGTGTTAGCATTGGTGAAGAAATTTTATTAATGTGATAAATTAAATTGGTAAATATTTTAGGAAAAGTGTTAGCATTGGTGGAGAAATTCTTTTTCAAATCATTGAGAGTGCTCTTAGCCGGTGTATTTTATAGGAGtagtgaaaacaaaaaaaaaaaaaactttctttCATAAAGGAGTAAAGCAAATTCCTTTGTCTTAAATCCAATCGAATATCTTCTCTTTTGCTGATCTTTATCTATAATTAATCTTCATCTTCAAGGGAAGATCGGTACTTCCCAAATTTCTGCTTGTCCAGAAGAATCTTCGTCGTGTTCTTCCATATAATTCCCAATTTGGTAAGCTTTATTTGACTTGTAATTTACGAATTTAGCCTTGAAATTTCTGTTTCTATTgcatattttggttgttaaacAATCCCTCAAATGGGTTTCTGTTTTAATTTGTTGAATTATACAGTTGATTGGGTTTCTTCGTTTTTGGAGCAATCGAACTTAAAGTTTCATTCTTATTAATTTGGAAGTGTTGGGGACTCATGGAGTAATCTAGGGTTGGATCattcaattgaaaatcatattaatattgAATCTTGTAACATATAAGAAGAAGAATGACACTGAGTTGGTTCAGCACACATGTGAGACGAGTGTTAAGCCCATCCTAATCCTATATTACTATCATGAATCCACTAGTTGGAGTTGTAGGTGAAGTTGAGTGTTTGATGATACTTACCGATTCTTTTGATTTGTCTTATACTATGTGATTTTGATTTATGAGTTTTGGATTAATGGTGAGTTGGTTCAGCACAAGGCTTGAGTGTTCTGCCCACCTTATACTATTATTAATGAGTTAAAGTTGAGTGTTTGATAATATTTGCCAAATAAATTTTCTTTGCACTTGACATTATGTGATTGTTTATTCATGGGTTTTGGATTGATAGTGAGTTGGTATATATGATGGAAAGGATAGGCAATCGATTTTATTTAGGTTAGCATTGTAGTTGATGTGTCTTTAGTTTAATCTTACAATGGTAAGAGAAGGTTATTATATTTGTGTCTTGTTATTTAGGGTTGGATAGTGTGGTAGGATTGTGATCGTGCGCATATTATAGGAGATTGAAGTCCTTTAGCTCATAATTTAGGGTGAAAAAGCGTTTTTGATGAGTGATTTGGAGGGAAGAAGGTTGTGAGAGGGAGGAAAACTCAAGTCTTTACTCAAGTAGAGCAGAGATTAGAGAGTATAGAGAAGCCTAGGTTGtgtttattttatgtatatgtTTCCCCCGTTTTGATCGTTTGAAAAGGAACATATTTTACATTGGACATGTAAAATGTTATAGAGTTATACAGCTCAGCTCGATGCAAATCATCATTTTTCAACTAAACTTGAAGAGCACCATTTTTTGTCACCACTCAAAACGGTTTCCAATGTGTTAAACAAATGAAAACTACTCTTGAATTGCGCATGGCGTTTTTCCATGGAATAGGTTCTCTGTCAAGCCAAATGGATTTTTAATTGAAGATGCAATTGGCATACTCTTGACTGAGAAAGCATTGAAAGTATTTGGATAGTCTATGGAAACTGAGCTACTTCGTTTATTATTAAATACTACTTCAGGTTTTAACTATGGGGTGGGGTTCTTGAAGTAAAGAGGAGTAATACTTGAGCAAGGTGGTCCTCAAGGAAATATTTATGTAGAACAAATAAATGTTATGCCCACATGTTATtagtaataaatttaatagttgaggaataaaaatttttttttggggtAACGAATAAAAATTTGGATGCTAAAGGGATTAAATGTAATGAATGAATGTTCCGTTAGTCATCATTTTTCCTTGTGTTCCCTGGATTTGAAGGATTTGAAGGTACAGGAGGTGCATACAAAGAGGGGTGAAGTGATGATTTGGGATATACATTTTGCTATTGATGCTCTAATTAGTGGTGCAATTTTGCCTCTTGTTACTCCGTCTCTTTTATTCTTTTGGCTATTAAGattgaaattttattaagttattttttcaaGATTCATCTTCTCCTCCTCTCTCAAACATGACTTCTTCCCAGAAATGTCCACTGTAGACTCATGGATTACATTGAAATTAGGCCCCTATGTATGCTGGGCTATAGGCAGGGGCACTCCTTGCCTACCCCTTAATAGATGGTCAAACGCCTCACGCCCTAGTGTGCCAAGCTTGCTAACAGGATCAAATCATCAAATACACTCTTGCCATTGGATGTAGCTAAGTTGTCATAGACTATTAATTTCATGGAGACCTTTGAGTTATTGTTTAGTACCAAGTAGCACTGAATACACAGACTTGATTAAATTACCCGTTCTTAATATTATTGGACCCTCCACATCCTTCAACATATTCTCCGCAACTAAGATTGAAGACACTTATGAACCATTGACATAAGCGATACTTCTCCTATTTGTCCATGATTTACTCCTTTCTATTTCAATTCAATCATCATAAAACTCGAGAAAAAAAAGTAGATTTATCAGTTACAATCCTAATGattcttttataattttgatacatAAGTGACTTGATGTATATTGTTTCAATAAATCAAGTTTTGACGTTTTATCGTAGTATTTTGATACTTGGATGTTGGTTCTTCAAGTATCACCCGAATTTGATTCTAGGACCACTCTATATCCCTTCTTTGCAAGGGGTTACTCGACTTATTCTATAAGTTAAGAGTCTTGGGGTGTTCATAACCGAGTACCCAGTTAGTCGGGTACCTATTTTAACTGCCTGTGTCCCGACCCGATTCATCCGGATACGTATTATGTTTAGTTTTTCTATTTACGAATGCTAATACATATTATACACGGCACTTATGAAAGGTGTAATAAGACAGTTTGCAATTGTGCATTTCTTAAAAAGAATATTGAAATTGGGGCTTTACATTTGCTGACGAATTATATTTCATGGTATTTGATTGTCCCTTTACTTTTGTTCTCTGGACTTAAGAATTGCTTTTCAGGGTGATTCTTGGGAGAATGGCGCAGGATGGGAGAGAAAAGCCGTTGCAGAAGATCTCTGAAGCATTCAAAGATCTAGCCACCACTATCAATTCCCAGCATTCTGACCTTGAGATTGCCCCGTTTTCCCATGCTTGCTCTCTTGTCTCCCCTTTATTTAGTTGTCTGGGCATAGCATTTAAGTTTGCGGAGATGGACTACGTAGCCAAGGTAGGAgaattctctctttctctcctcACCTTTCCTCCCTTTGGTACGTTAGTAATTGAGGGCTTTTTGATTAGCTTTAAGATTGCGGAACCTTGGAAGTTGATGATGACAATTTGAACGTAATTGCTCTAGGTTAATGATCTTGCGGAAACCTCCAAGTCGATTGCAACACTAAAAATaatgattgatcaagatattcAAGCAAAGACCGTGAGGAAACAAGGAAGCCATACGAGAAATCTTCTGAGAGTAAAGCGTGGTCTTGATATGGTCAAAGTACTTTTCGAGCAAATCATTGCGACTGAGTATGTTTTTCTATCTCCCGTTGTCTTCACAAAACCTTATCACTCTGGAGGTGTCTTCTTGTAGTATTTATTTAGGAAGAGGTGGTGTTGTATTATCATTGaaatcttttttcttttgatatattttatgctCTTTAGTTAATAAAAAATGTATGTTCTACCTAGAGGTGTTTAATGGGTCGGGGACCCGCTAAAAGCCCGTGACTTGGCCCATTCTAAAAGAGTCATGTccgttaatttttaaaaagggTCGGGCTTTTAATGGTCAGATCGATTTTAAAAATTAGCGGGGCGGGCTTTTACCTATAGTGTAAAATCTAGGATGCAGTCGCTATTGGGATAGCATTGCAAAACGACTTAGTATCAATGTGGATGTTTTCGTGTTATTGCAACCTATGTTGTGATCGCGGTGATCTTATGAGATTAACAATTAAGGTTCTGACATTGTTGTTTTATCTTgtagacatatatatatctagataTGCTGATACTTGCCGTTAGTTTTCTCTGAGGGCGATGATTTATATTTGTTCTTTCATATCACTTCTGTTTGCTGCGTCATCCTAAGATATTACATTTTCTTCTTTTGACAAGAATATAGTCTTAAATCTAATCATAAGGTTTAGGCTCTTGTTTTTGTGTGTTTTGCATGATTCTCGTTAAGTTTCGTTACACTAATGACTTACTTCTTTAGGGGTAATTTGTTGAAGGATGCAGCTTCGACTTCTTATACCCAAGTATTTGCTCCATATCATGGATGGGTCATAAGAAAAGCTGTTGCTGCCGGGATGTACGCATTGCCTACCAGGTCTCAGTTGATGCTGAAGCTGAATGAGGATGGTAGGTTCACCTTCTAAACTAATTTTTCTTGCTTAATTTCTCATTTCGTTATTCAAGAACCGGTTGATACCGTTCCATAATGGATTAGTAGCTTCTTTCGGTCTCCATAGTTCCTTAAAATAGTGATCTTCGTTGTTTCCGCGTTTAAATATAGAGCATTATAGTCCACAAGACAATTCTTTCGAATGAATTGGTGTAGAATCCTCTTGCTTTATCGTCTTGGAAAAGCTCTCGATTGGTTGATCCTTTAACATACTTGTCTATTTAAGTCCAAGTTAGAAAATAATGAATATCGTGTCTCGTAAATCAAACGTGTTGAAAGCACTTTATATCCAGTAATATGTTTTCCCTTCATTTTAAGTTTCTTCCGCTAGAGTCTAGACTATGGGCTTAACCTTATCGAATACTTTTCATATTGAAATGCTCTCCCGATTGGTATTAGTTCTTTTGGCAAACTCCTTTTTCTTTCCTTGTGATGTCTCGAATGCTTTGTACGTgttactatgaatgttttcgTATTGATTAGTTTATTATGTGCTCATTTTGATTGTTTCTTGACAGACAATTCTGCACGGGTCCAAATGGAAAACTATATAGCAACATCCGAAGTTGTAATTGGATACATCGAGAAGCTATTTAACTCGAATGAGCTAGGTTTAGATTGGTGATCTAAGGGCATTCATTATATAATTTGCTACAAACAACAATTGCCCTCTTCTATATTGTGATAAATCCAGTATTATCCGTTGATGCCCAATCTATACTGAAGTTCGGAATTCCGTTACCTTCCTGATTACTCTCTAAACAAAAGTTAGAATGCAACAGCGAATTATCGCTTAGTATGCATGCATTTCGGTCTGCACAAAATAGACCTGACCGACTCAAACTTTGGCTTTCGAGTGATTTAAGTGTTTGTGCACGCACATATTCTATTTTAACCAGACATGATATTTTTTGATTCAGATTCAAAAATACATATCTTTACCGAAAAACCGAGTATTTATTGCTTCTAAGAGTGTATTTACATCAACTCAATACTGTTAAAAAATTACAGTTCCACAATGGAGAAATATTTTTAGGAAGTGGACGTAAATGGTGATTGCAGATcccttaaattttaatttaatcttCAAGTGCATGGAATGGTGCAATTTGGCCTACCTGTTTAAAGAAAAGACAAGAAAAACATCAAACTTATATCATTCAACAAACATATTAGatgcttcattcttcattagtgTGTTTatgtaaactttttttttttaaaagaatctaaacattaatataattaacttatttatctaattaatcactttaattctataagtaatcaatttaagattataaataattattttaaaattattaaaaatgtttattttatttcatttgggAATTTGTGAATTGTGGGAATGGAAATAAAACATTTGATTTTTgcattgataattttttaattttaactattttccGTGATAAATAAGTTTTAGGGCGTGTTTCAGATATCGGTTTAAGTAGTCGTTGTCTAATACGAGAAATTTTACTTTCAAATCAAAACAGATTTGACATTTACTTGAACTTGTAATTGAGCGTAACTTTGActgacttcaaaatgaatttaaaattacttaaaaatagataaagacaaaacttaatttttaaacCAATCTCAAACACTTAATTTGAAATCAAGCAGACGAAATACTTACTAGGATCAATATGAACTAGAGTTGTGGCCCCATCAAGCAACTTGTCGCACACATAACCGCTATGCTTGATAGTTTGCCAATATTGATTAAAAACCACAGATGCAACTCCCCTTAAATCATTAGGAATGTGACATGGTTCACTCCTTTGTATGCTGTCGCATGCACCGTGCAACCCATATTGGCACACCCAATCTAGCCCTTTTTGGACTACATTGTCCGGGGCCTCGTTCGATGCCACACACCAATCCGAGCAATTTAATCCGCCTAAACCCAatttacaataattaattacatgTATTACCAATTTACTTTCACTTAATTTGTTTatcaaatttatcataattgttTTATCACACAAGAACAACATATATCAAACTCGAACGAAAACAAATTATTGATAAATAACGATTGAATAAGGaatcacaataaaataaaaattacctgaAATTTGTGTTAGCAATATGAATGAAAAGCAGGCAAAATAGGCAGGTTTGATCAAAGGAAACATTGGTAATTTTTTGTTGTTCAAGCGATGATAGAAGATTAAGTGAATACTAGGATTGATTAAGCGTGGGATTTTATGGTTATTTAGAGGATGAAAATTAGGCGTGGTAGATTATCCAACCGCCTTTTGTAAATCAAGTCATCAAGTGTATGTATGGTTTTGACTCCCGCTGACATATTTtttggccgcactctcctttatggatatgagCTGTCAGTCTGATTATAGTTTCTATGAGTAGAATATACTGgataagatgatgatgacgtaTTAACTCATTCCATCATGACGTCACGACTTTAGTGGAATTAGATTTTGTTCAGATATTCAGCCCACTcttatttcaattttattttattagaatagCTATAGAAATTCTATGAAGaggaaattaattttataaatggtgagaattaaattcttgtatgaaaaTGAAGATTAAGTCTTTAGATACTAGGACATTAGATACCCATGATTTTCCTTGcttttaaaatattaagaaaatttcacgtggtaatcCTGAGGTATTGGAttttcacgtggtaaccaaagtTTTTTTAAATCCACGCGATAATCCTAAGGTTTATAAAATTCTTTCTCCCTGACTTTTTTACAAAGAAAAAGTTGGAAAACattaattacaacaatatttgattatttaagTCACATGGAaattaaacaacaatatataagtATTATCcggttttattttagtaaaagaacaaaattttaaataatcaaaacaaaaatattttaaacaacaattttaaatattaggATACCCATTATCCAGTTTGTATTGAGTATCCAGAAGAGTGAAATATATTACTTACAAAAACTTAAAAGCATTTATagaacaataaaattaattattatatatatacttgtgGAGTTGTACTACTACTCCTACAACTATCTCCTTATCCTTTTATTTATACATCAATCCCTAATTTTTATATATGCACTAACAAAACCGTTTGGTGTATAAAGTGTCACAGAGTTCCTTAAGCTTATCGTTGAGATCTCAATATAtgcaatatattttaataatatgtagattaaatttataatctttCATATTACGCTAGTATTTGATGTCAAAAATCCAATTTAACTATAAGCCTAAGTTTATTGTTGAAACcccatgatatattatatactctaacagaaaCATAAGACTCATTGTTGTTGAAGCTCGATGCTATATTATATACCTCAATTTAAAAGACTCATTgttgttgaaaataaataaaggttGGGAGGGTAGCGCTAGGTACGTGATGGTTAGCCATCCAACTTAACGATCAACAGACGGAATTCATTAAGTGGTAGTGTTTTACAAAGAAATATGTCATATAAgatagttttttacaaaaagtgATATGCATTAGATAGACTCTTGTAATTTTGTGGTTACAATTTACAACTTACAAGGCGATTCCGGTCCAATAATATTGAGCCTCCTCTTACTGGAGCTGTAAAGGTAGtctttttttggtttgtttgtgATGATGGTTGtaaattttgatcattttttgtGTTGATTGGTGTTTGTTGTGTGTTTTTGTGAATTAAAATTGTGCCTTTCCCTTGAAAGAGTGGAAAAAAGAAATGCCATTGGTGTAGGAAGATTGATAAGTTGAGTTTGATCCAGTGTTCGACCTGCAAAAGGCGGTGTTTTTGTTCTAATTGGATTAAAGAGAGGTACATTCTATTGATCTTTTTCCCATTTTGGACCATTACTTTAGTTTAAGTTGTTGTATTGTGCAAAATTCATGAAGGGCAAGTAATATTGTGTATTATTATTTCcaaatatagaagtattaaagCATTGATATAGGAGTAGGGAAGTTATGTGGATTGATCTTTTGAAGTAGGGCACAATATGCTTatgatttcattttatttttcttactaTGCAATGTTAAGCTTTATTCATATA
This genomic stretch from Amaranthus tricolor cultivar Red isolate AtriRed21 chromosome 9, ASM2621246v1, whole genome shotgun sequence harbors:
- the LOC130824155 gene encoding accelerated cell death 11-like produces the protein MAQDGREKPLQKISEAFKDLATTINSQHSDLEIAPFSHACSLVSPLFSCLGIAFKFAEMDYVAKVNDLAETSKSIATLKIMIDQDIQAKTVRKQGSHTRNLLRVKRGLDMVKVLFEQIIATEGNLLKDAASTSYTQVFAPYHGWVIRKAVAAGMYALPTRSQLMLKLNEDDNSARVQMENYIATSEVVIGYIEKLFNSNELGLDW